The genomic stretch CAACATCCATAGAATACATTTTGGTTTGACTTCATCATAGTCATTATCACAATCTGATCTTTCACTATGATTTTATATACAGCTTGTCATTAGCAGCAATTTCTTTCTCTTTGCTGAGCAAGTCACATTAGAGACATTGAATGAGCAAAATGAATAGTAAATGCTACATGTACATATTCAAAGGCGACTTTTATTGTCGCCCTGTTATCtagaatttcaaaaaaaaaaaatcgattttCACATTTTTCAGTTCATTGATATCATCTTGATGTAGTAATGATAGGTTTCGTCATTTTAAAAACAAAGAGCAAAATGGTAATTTTATCCGTTAAAAGATCTAAATACTAGAAGAATTATATCATGTCGGTTTTGGACATCGAAGAGATTAAGAATTCGTCTTAAAAACAGTAGTACTAAAATAATGACAATTCATAAGACCCATTGGCTAAGGGTCAATTTGGGTAAATATATAACTTAATTAAgtttcttttgaaaaaatagtttaaacaataaatggctatattaaaaatagcttataaataaattattttatatttgattttttagttttaaagtgcttattttatagaaatgtgataaaaagtagtagtattacgAAAGAAGTCATTTTTTTCATGAGTCAAAAGCTAAAAAAAactgcaatttaattttgaaaattgcaccagacattaatactaatattttttataagtcaAAAGCTAAAAAAAGAAGTTACTTTTGAAACTTTCTAAACGGACCAAAAGAGGCCTAACAGTATTTTTAAAGTTTAGTGAAAGAcacaaatttaatattaattttcaaaagtGTAAATTCTAGGGTTTTGTTAAGGATTATTTCTAGAAGTGTTGGTCATCTTGCACACGGTGACATGGATCATACAGCGAGTTGGCAAAGAAGAACAAATTACTAGCTAAAAACCATGTGAATATATAGACATTGATGATAGGGTGTTATATTTTACGTGCACGACAATGAAAATTATGTTAGGCTAAAACGAGTCTAGAAATAGCATACGAGCTTGTGCGTAAGAGGGGAGGCTAGATTTTTAGTATGGGCGTTGTTGGTCTAATTAAGAAGCTATTTCTTGTGCTTTTGTTGTGGGTCAAAACTTAAACACGATGGAGTTGACTTCCAAATCATGTTTCATACACAAAAACCACTCTGATTTTGTGATTTGGGGTATTTTGTATGAGCATCTCTCCAAATTGAATATGACCAGCTTTGTGAATGAAAGAAACTGCgacttataattttttattttatatatgcaTAACGATAACGAAACGATGCTTCTACGCTTAACTATATAGCTAGTTGAGGCTTATCCACATTCTAGAAGGCGTAAACaaataaactttttaaaaaaggAGGGAAAATAGAACAGAAACCAAGTAGTCTATACTACAAATCAACGCTTCCTATATTGAAGGTTGATTCACGACCAGAAAGAAAAGGTTGTTTTGCATTCAAATTAATAAGGTGTATTATGcggaaatgaaattaaaaaggggATGTCAACGGGCCggaattactaaaataaaataagtcttaatataaatatataatatgagattattaaaatatctataataacacttaaaatattaaagataattatataaattcgtATTATTCGaataatcattttttttatcgTGTAGTAGTTCGAATTGCTTTCACGTgcatttcattctttttttttcttctaaagaAAGGAATTAGCTtaccattttttttttactaaagatAAAAAGACTCGAAGccataatttttaaataagtatgaaaaatttatatcatttaaaCTATAACTCATTAACAGTTTGCCATTATAGCTCGTTGGCACCTTACCATTTTTTCTTGATGCGCACAATATTTAGAGATTATATTATGGCGTATAACAAAAAAGGCAGTTGATGGTGAAACTTGGAACCGATCGGCTACCAATTTACGGTCTTGCTGACTTGGGACAGTGACAGTTAGTGTACCACTTCACCTACCACCGATACAAAACTCGGCTCAACTTTCGGAAACAAAGAATGCTATTTATTTAGGCTTTATTTCCTAGTACTACTATTCAATCTATGCTATTCCTATCTAATTTTGTAAGATACtatactaaaaacaaaaaagctaatCATAGTATCATACCATATTCTTTTTGCTTTGCTACTATGTAGAAATAGAAAGAACGTCTAATAATTTAGAACAATGCTATATATCCTACttttatgtaattatttttttatttttagtaataaaacttattgataaaaaaagaaTGGTTCTTTTATAGTgcattgaaaaataatttaatatcatttctcattaacttaaaaaaaaaacgtttAGAATGATATTGACAGATATAGCACTCCGAAATCTCAAATTTCATACATCTTTGAATACATATAATTTTAGAATGCACAGAGCAGATGAAATCCAATTTATTAATCAACAGGTAACAtactatatattattattattattattagagaaaGTACGAGgagccaatgaaatatttgtataatgtgtACAACGGAGGTTTatggaatattagagatataatcattagtaCCTTTTTCCATCAGCTAAAAcgtttgggatgagtggtatcatgataTTGTATTAAAGCGCTAGATCCGAAAGATTAAGAATTTGAACCTTGGTGAACTCCAAAATTAGtttaagtttttgaaaagatatttattATTCCTAGTAGTCTGATGGTTATTCTAGATAGTATGAGAGATGTTCATTTTATAACTCAATAGtccattatacacattgtacaaatagttCATTGTCTCCTAAcggatccttattattattattattgttatattaaatagtataatgTTAGATGGCGTTGGATTGTACAAATTAAACCTTTGCAGGCAATGAAATTGGGGCTATTCAAGTTGTGTAATGTGTAAAAACAGCAGAGCCAAGTAATTTGGGATTCTACTCATGCTTAGCTTAATTAATTATGAACACACTAGAATATGGCGAAACAATACACTATTACGTTGTGTAATAAACAGAGAAACAGAAAAAGCTAAGATTTAtgatatagagagagagagagagagagagagagagagaaagacgAACGGAGTAATGGAGTTATGAGGTTGGTGGATCGGAATGGTCTTGAGAGTTGAGGTCGCCGAACTTGTGTTTGAAGGATTCTTGGCGCTGCAGCCACATCATGTGTCCCTGGAGCCCAGCTGCCCACACTATTATCAACGACGCCAACCAGAATTTCTTATCCTTCACCACATTTCTCAGCTCCATCTCTTTCAACTTCAATAACCCTAACTCTAGCCTTCTGCACAATTGGGAATTGGCATCGGCAATTCCACAGAATGGCTGAAACTATTCTTGTTGGACTCGGCCCATCAGATAATTGGGCCTTGCTTCCTACCTCATCAATCCAATTACCCCAGCCAATCCGGCTATTCTTTTCGGATTTGTTTggacaaattaaaaaaaagtatcttttgttaagtaattttttaaataaagtttaaaaaaataaaagtaaatttatattttaatattttatgtaaaaaaatttttttatttatcaattatatttgagtaaaataatataaaaatattatttatttatttattatgtaaaatattttttaaggatttttttaaaatgtaaattataattaatttaaaaaatattttttatttttttaatatttttattttactactaaaaaattttcaaacacattacatttttttttctatcaacTTAATAACATCAAAACAAGTACATAATCATATTATGTAATATCACATAAATTAAAGCATGAAATGTTTTCCAATTATTGTGACAATAAAAtcatatataaaataacatataattcaattaaaaaattttattattctagCAATATATCCACatgtttttttttcatattttaaattctGTCCTTTTTTAAATGAAGTTTAAACTTTTAAAGTATTAGTTTTAAATTGTGGAGTCTGATTGATATCAGAACAAACAATATGAACTCTTCATTGACAactttttttattctatataaTTTCACGTgaataagtattttaaattgGTTTTTCATTTATGAAGCACTCAAGTGCAATGACTGGTTAACTACAATAGTGGGAGaagtaaatatttaattattttcaaaatgtaaaattcaatataaaatagGTACAATAATGTGATCGTTAAATCTTCTCAACCTATcatcatatataaatatttttttttcctcaCTAAAAATTAAGCACAGCGAAAAATACACTAAATTTCCTCTCTCCAATAATTGCATAACCTTTCTATTAccctaaaatatactaaatataGATAACATTGTACCATATGAGaaataatgaaaagaaaaaaaagtaagaaaATAGAATACGCTAAGACATAATTCACTAGCAAGCAACTAAAACCAGAATTTACGTTCTTCTACTCACAATTGAGGCAACTAAAATTTGTTGGTGTCAAAGTTTATTGTGAACCAACATGAAGGGGAGAGTAAAAGGGTGTTTTATATAGCTATAAGTATATATTGTAATTTGTAACAACCACAGGAAAAATGATGTTTTCAATCTGGCATTTTTCTTGATAAGTAGGAAGAAAACTTGTCTCTGATTTTTGAAGCTGCAGAATTGTCGGCAGATTCACAAATTTGGTCTTTATATCCGGAATCATGCTGATGGCACAATGGCATGCCATGCAGTACTTCATCTTCCATATCAATAACAATGTTATGCAATATGCAGCAAACAAGAATAATCCTTGGTAACTTGTGCTTATCAGGCTTCCACATCACACCTTGGATTATCTTCCACATCTCCTTCAGCCTAGCCAATGCCCTTTTCGCTATCATTTGAGTTGCGACGACCCGTCTGTTAAACTCGACCTGAACATCCGACAGGCCTTTGCCTTTGTAAGGTGTAAGAAGCCATGGCAAAAGGGGAAATCCTGTATCTCCAATTATGTATTCCCTTAGCATTGTTCCTTCGagcattttcttttttccatTCAACCTCTTTCCTTCTTCAGCAATTTTGAAGAAAGCAGAGCTTCGAAGCATGTGATCATCACTCAGACTACCAGGCCAACCGGTAACTATGTCACGAAATCTCAAATTCGGATCCACAATGGCTTGCAAGATCATGCTACAGTTCTTCTCATGATCAACCCACACATTGGTCACAGAATCTGTGGCAGGCAAAGTCATCAGTATGTGTGTGGTGTCAACTGCGCCGCAACAATTGGAAAGGCCTCGTATGCTCTCAAATCGAGCCTTTATCTCTTCCATTTCGACTTCAGTTGACGGCCAACTAAGATGGTGTAGCCCTCTCTCTTCCATTGCTTCCACAAACCGCCAAGTTACCTGGGAAACAGTTGACTGGTTCAGCCCAAACGAGTCGCCAACGGCTTGCAATGACTCACCAGAACTAAGCCTCCTAAGAGCAATGGCTACTTGGTCATTCAAAGACAAATGTATGCCGTTTAAATCAGTGCAATTTGATGATCTAGCCAGCATATCTTCTTCCACAAGAGAACATATATAATTGAATGTCTTTCTTGAGATCTTGAAAACAGATTCAAATTTGTCTAAATCCTTAAATTGTGATAAAGGTCCTAAAATTAGAAAGGTTGAAGCATAAGCATAACATTCAGTTTTCGcaactaaaataatattacatTAAATGACTAAGAAAGTTTAGCACTGTGCAGCAGCTTTTCAACACAAGCAAGAGATAGTCCACAAGCCAGAAGAAGCACTAGCAGATTTGATTTTACTATATATAAACACAAGGATAACCAAATTGAAGCAAATTTTCATGTTCTTTATAAACAGACGGTTAACATCAGTTTCTCTAAAAGATAATAAGTGAGTCAGggttgaaaacataaatatcagAGTATATGTGCAAGCAATTAATAGCTCCTCAGTTTTCTGTGACAGAATTTTGGTTAAGAGGATAAGGATAGTAGTGAATGAAGGTGATAACCTGAAAAAGGGTTCATCCCTTTGCATTTAAGATTTAACTCTTCTTCCAAAACATCTTGTGCTGTTAACCATATTcagaagttttttttttttttttttaaattagtaataGTACATTTTAATCATAATGACATCATTCTACATTCCCATTTATCCCTTATAGGTAGAAGGATTTTGATTTTCTCCAAGGGGTTTAGGATATGAAAAGCATATTTTCATATCCAACCAAGCAGCTTCTCTATAAcctatatacttttttttttaaattatcttctataattaattaaataagcTAGTAGTTTAAGTAAGTAGCTAGTATCTAGAATGTATGACTCTGGTCAAAAGCTGTTAAATTTAAGTATAACTTTGAAATCCCATAACCTGTATTGTATGCATAATTGGAGAAAAGAGACACCTAGCAAAATCACTGCGAACATGGCAAATAACTGCAAATTATTTATAACAACtaaggagaagaagaacaataATGCTGATGGCAACTGGGATCCCACCAATGTAGTTCAAATTTCGGAGAAACAGAATCTGAAATATTGGAAGTGGtaacataaaaaaataggaGCTTGTATATTTAGTTATTGAAGAACAATACAATTTAAGGTTACATTTTATCGGCAATAGTAATAGTAGTAACATGTTTAGGATACGATATGAATAAGTAAAGTAAAGCTAAAATTAGCGTGATAGTATAGAATAATAATGAGAGAGTAGTTTAAGAGAATTAAAGAAGATTGGTggttgaaaaagaggaagaagagataGATAGGGACCTGAAATTCTGCGGGAGAAGAGGTGCCACCAATCGGAGGGGCGTTGAAGTTGGGAGTGGAATGGGGCatcgttgttgttgttgtcagccttcttcctcttcttgatTCCTCTTATGGAACCCATTATTCAAAACACAAAGCAGTTCCAACAGTAacaacccaacaacaataatggaaagaaaggagaagagaatCAAACGGGTGTTACTGAGAAAAGACAAGTCAAGGAGAAGAAGAGGTCATTGATCAAGaagggaaaaaaaaattatctgaTGAATGAAGCTATGCAGAGGGtgaaaagaaagaatgaaaataatacGTGAGCGACGcggaataataataatgtaatgGTGGTGAAGAAGGGAATCATAAATTCATAATCAAGAAAAAATAGGGTGTTATTATTTAGtgctcaataaaaataaaaataaaaataaaaacgtGGAAGGTAAGTCAAACCACTCCACATTATGGTTTAGGGACAAGAACAATTCAGCATTTCCTCTTTTCTGGTCTTACAATTAAATGATTAATCTTATTTGAACCACTttgtttattctttcttttttttttttttttcaaaaaggaAAGTCTACTCCCAAAGGAGAAACTTTGTTTTCTGTGTGTTACACTACAAATTTATATGTGTAATTgactaataatataaaattatttttatagcCAAGTATTGaattttagtttcttttctAGACTCTATCAAGATAAGTTCTCCTAATATAAAATGATCGATTTTTAGTAGTTATAGTAAAGCTACGAATAGAATAGAAGCAGAATAAGAGGTTGAGATTGAATGATTCGTGAATGTGAAGGTGGCGTTGTATAATATAAGGTTTTGGCTTTGGTGATGTAATAATTGAATAAACACACTTTAGAGGGCATCACATCACAGACGGTTACGTTACATTCGTAATTGGGCTTAACATAAGAGTATGAGTTGGGCCTTGAGAAGGTCTGTGATTTGGGCCTTAATTGGCATAATCCATTGAAGAAGATCGACACCTGATGAAATGCATGACAAGTGCAGAAGCAGAAGCCTTGATCCTCCCACTAGGCCGATCAATCTCCATCTTCTGGTTTCTTATATCACCAGATCCAGATCCAGAACAAGAAGTTGAAATTGAAATTCCGTCATTATTATCACTCACCGTATCAAGTTGGTTCTTGTTGTCGGTCTGAGTGGAAGCGTTAGCAGCATTGGTGCATGCGTTTGCCGTGTAAACCTTGACGGCGGTGGTGGATGAAGACGACGAGTCTGCATGATCGGCATCGGAGCTTAACGTGTCGTCAAAGGAGGTGAGAGTGTGAGAAGGTTGAATGAGTAGCGTTCCTTTGAGAACATACTCATCGTGACCGTTAGTCGGGTAAATGAAATCGTTCTCTGTCAAATCTTGCCACACAAATCCGTTTCTGTAACTCCTGCACATGTTAACTACAGTTACTTTGGATGCAATTTTGGTAGCTTTCTAGGAAGAAATTAAATAGTACCTTTTTGAGGACCAAGAATACATGTTGCGCATTCCTTCTCCACGAAGATAAGTCAATCTGTTTAGCACATCTGATGATCACGTCACAACTAATAATTATGAAATGCATGCGTTTTAATTTATCATCGTTAGCTAAATgattttgtttaatttgttgTTAGTTAGTACCTTTGAGAGACAAGAGTGTAGAAGAAGAGAATGGAACCTCCATGAGATGTGGATGCTCCAGCTGGCCATTTCGGGAGAGATAGTATACTACTACTGCGGCTCTCATCCCTGCTTCGCCTTCAACCACCATTTCCATTCTTTCTAGCATCAGAAAGCAAGCACAGGGTAATGTATTATACTATTATTATTGATTTATAAGCAAATTCCTgcattatgtatatatatattatgccTTGATACTAAGTAACAAACATAGCAAATATCCCTCTGAGTCCCAATCTTAGGTCACGGACGACCAAAGTGAAAGTGAGGACAAAATTCTCTTTAGGTTGCTCATAGAAAGTCAAAATTATTCCCGTGAAACCTTCACAATTGCAATCAGGGAGGGAACCAATCAATTACCATATTCTGCGGAAACTAGTACTCACTATTGACCAACATACCTACCTTATATGTTTACTCTTTATTGAGATAACAAAATACATATCACAAGACTCAGAGTATTAGATGATAATGATTAATCACAAAGTTAAGGAAAACTAAAATTGTGTGTGTGTATCTCTATGATTACTTTTTAGTATTCTTGCTTGAAGACAGGGTGGCTGTTCTTTGACATTCCTCAACAAATCCCTCCCAACAACTACTACTTGACTACATCAACCGTGATTTCTTCTACATTTGGTTTCTTCCTATTTGTTTTCATAGATAACATCAAAGAATTCTTGTACCTCCAAGAAGAAAGTAttagaaggaaaaaaaaggacaaaaaataaagataaaaatgttatatacaccaactttttatatatatatatatatatacaaaaatttgtGTGGATATGTTAACTAGTGTAAATCTTATGAAAGAGATAAACTTGGTTTggtaaatttttttgaaaatgtgcttttaagttttttattttgtgtttggtaaATTAAAAAGACTGTTGGTGTTTGCAACTTTTAAAAAATGTGTTActcaaaattaaaaagtctaatataaccttatatattaattaatttttaaatttaacttttataattatgtctattataatatttttaaattttaaaaattattttatcaaatataattattattgtttaagtttattaaaaattagttttaatttaatttatcaaatatatatatatataataatttttagaaagctgtattttaaaagttaatttttataaacttatttctaaaaaataaacattttaCCAAACCAAAATTTAACTTGTACTTGAAGCTACGGTGTTTTTCCTCACACTCATGGCATGCCCTATCTAGTATTCTTCAACGGGGCATATAGATAAAGCAAAAAATGATTTTGCAACTTTTAGGTGAGTATAAAAAGATTATCTCATTTAAATTATAGTTTGTTGgtaaacaaaaaattcattgaagtattattattaagtaaaaattcatatataattatttttatgtgaaattaataattaaaaattattgaattataatttagttaaaaaattatttaaccgTTTTTACTTTGTTATTATTGTGGAGAAATATAAAAGCGAAGCATGTAGCTTAAGGAATTTAGTACCAAGCTCTCTTATTGAAGCATTTGTCGTTATCAGAGATTTGTTAAGACATCAGTAATCTGCTACCGTAATGATGGTAGAGAAAATTTATTGTTCCTATTTCATGAACCAATCAAAAGTAAAGAAAATGGCAGTGTCTAATTTAAGAAAGAAAGTAGAAACATTGAAGGGTGATAACTGATATCAAATTTTGCTTTAATAAGCTTACAAACACAAGCACTTTAGAAAAGCATCATGAAAGGTAATACCAACATATAATATCAGGAAATTGTACATTGATATAATAATTAAGCTTCGTCTATCTTCTTGCTATCCAATCATGACGGGAAGGGAAAAAAAATGGTATAAGGAGGAATCCATAAAAAGAACAGTATTGGGATTTGGGTCCAAGGCACAACCATGAAACGAAGATACTGTAAATCTGTGATGAGGCTTTGGCATCCCAGCAGTTGCTATTACTGTTATTGTGAGGATTTTCTTTTTAAGTTAAGAAATTACTCATGACTTGTTACCGAATACCACCAAGTCAAGGTATAACAAAAACAAAGACTTACATAAATGCCTGATTCTTAAGAAAATCACATACCACTATTATTACTAGTCTGCTACTATCTGCTACCACATCAAAGGACATTCTTCACTAATGATTTCGGAACTTCTTGGCTATTTTTCACATTCTTTTGGCTGTTCATATGAAAGACAAAGAGCTTTCTCATTTTAGAGGGAAAAAATTGATGCCCAACAGAGGAAACTGCTAACTTGTTTAATTATAGAGCTGCCCTATATTTCttttagattaaaaataaaaaaattataaagaacAACAAAAGCAACCAAACTGTTCACTAGAAGAAACAAGTAAAGAAGAACTACATGTGGGGTTTACAGCATCCTTCATGTTGAAGCTGGATCCATAGTTTGTTTCTTTGGGCAGTCTGATGAAAGATGTCCTTTTTCGCCACACTCATAGCACGTCCTCCTCTTGATCTTGCCACTTACAGCGGAAACAGTGGAAGTTGATTTCTCGCCATCAGCCCCATTACTTGTAATTGTAGTTGTAGTCGCAGCGGTTGTATGCGTTGTTGGTTTCTTCTTCAAAGGAACTGCGCAACTTATCCTGACAGGTCTCCCGGACAAAAGCTTTTGGTCCATTGTAAGAGCTGTTTTTAGTGACTGACTATCACTGAAATCCACATGCGCATACCCTCGAAATTCTCCAGTATCCTTGTCCATACCAAATCGCAGCGAAGCTATGTTGCAATTCGAGAAGAATTTTCTGAGTTCTTCCTCGGTTATATCCCATGACAAATTCCCAACATATATTCTATTGTATCCTTCCATGATCTTTGGAGCAAAATCTGATACTTTATTGATTCGAGTTGCTTTGTATGGCTGGATTTTAAGAAAGAGTCCTCCCCTGTTATACAAGAAAAGTCTTATGAGCATTACATAAGAAGGGAAGAGTGGTAAAATCATCCTTCTAGAAGAGAAAAACTGGCAGTTACTAACATGTCAGCTCCATCAAGAGCCAATGCACGTTTTGCTGCTGCTTCTGTCTGCAAGAATAACAGCATAGAAATCATAGCAACTTATGATCAACTCTTGAAATTGTTTGTTAGTTAAGTgattataaacttttaaatgACAAATCTACAGATTGAATGAGAACTAATATGCACTCCTACTTTAGCTTTCTGATAAAATGGATGCCATAGGCTTCTTAAAATCAGTAAAGTGCCGTTGCAATTAACCTTACTATACAAGGAAGCTCAAATAAAAATCCTTGATTAAACTTGAAACACAATGAAATGGAGAGTGCTTAAGTGATTAGTACTGACCTTAAAACTAATAATGGCAATCCCTCTAAACTTGCCACTCTCAGGAAAACACATGCAATCAACTTCAGTTATGGTGCCACAACTCTCAAAATAACTTCGAATATCATCCTCGGTTGAGTAATAGGGAATTCCTCCCACATAAACCTTTGTAGGATCATCACAACCATCTTGACTGAAAATATCACCCAACAGATAAAGagtcaaaaataaataaataaataagccAAAAATTGTTTCAGCACATAATCACACTCCTACAACAATATTACTGAAAACAAATCCAACCATTTGCATTGTTATCAACTAGCCTTCTACAATAAAAGTGTTAAAAGCTATATTACCTGCTATTAGCATTAGTATTATTACTACTCTCATTCAACACTGTAGCTTGTGGCACTTCCCCTTCATGATTGGAATTGTTTTGCTCCACCGTTTtggtcttctttttcttcttctgctgcttcttcttcttcttcttcttctccttcttgttCGTCGATTTCTCAGCATCATTGGGAGCTTCAGTTGCAACATCAGCATCCTCCTTTACCTtcctcttcttattcttcttcttacTGCCCAAACCCTCTGAGCCATTTTCCTTGTTACTTCCTTCAACTTCATGGGCAGCTTGTGGAGAAGCCTCAGCTGGAGGGTGTTCCAAAGATCGAAGCTTTCGGCGTTTCTCTCTCTTGGATAATACGGGCTTGTGGGCAGAAGAGTCAAGAAGAGTTTTGAGAGAatgagaagaaggagaagaagaagaaggggcaTCAACACCAACTACATCAGAGTTGCTTTGCTGTTTGGCCAATGCAGCTCTAAGCTTCTGCTTCAGCTTCTTGTTCGATAGAACcatcttctcttctcttctcttctcttatCTTCTCTCAGATGAAAAGCTTCAACCTTTGCAACGCCCACGCCGCGAAACAAAGggtttcttctcttctctttccaGGTTTTCTCCCTTGTTTTGAGGAAGACGATGTTTAATTTGACCCAAACGACGCCGTATAATTTTGGGCTTCAtgttttttcttatttgtttgGGCTTTATTTGTAAAACAAAAATTGCTAAGGACGAGGAGATATTTTCTTTGAGCCGTTGGAAAATTAAGCAAAAAAGAGACACCCAATATGATAAAGAGCACATCATGTAACCCTATGGAAATGTTCCgtccaaaaaaagaaaagcatggAAATGTTGGAAACcttatgaaattttaattttatatattctcAGATATGGGATTTGGTATCTCAGCTACCTTATTATGAGATTCACTAGTAGGTAGTTCAGGATCCCCGTGGAAGTTGAAACTGGTAGTTGTcctttacttgtttatttattgGTCTTGTCAACCAGATTATTAGATCATTGATGGAGTgtatatcatttttttattttagatttataatttattaattttttttggtgacataatttattaattttacgCAAAGGCACATATCCAATTATCCATTGCGTGTAAAAAGTAATCTAGTACTGGTCAATATTTTTGTCTAGACTTTTCTTTTTGGTCTTGGGCTCAGCCCTTCAACTCTCTATCCCATTTTATCATAGAT from Arachis stenosperma cultivar V10309 chromosome 9, arast.V10309.gnm1.PFL2, whole genome shotgun sequence encodes the following:
- the LOC130951613 gene encoding uncharacterized protein LOC130951613 produces the protein MELRNVVKDKKFWLASLIIVWAAGLQGHMMWLQRQESFKHKFGDLNSQDHSDPPTS
- the LOC130948198 gene encoding protein ALP1-like, coding for MGSIRGIKKRKKADNNNNDAPFHSQLQRPSDWWHLFSRRISGPLSQFKDLDKFESVFKISRKTFNYICSLVEEDMLARSSNCTDLNGIHLSLNDQVAIALRRLSSGESLQAVGDSFGLNQSTVSQVTWRFVEAMEERGLHHLSWPSTEVEMEEIKARFESIRGLSNCCGAVDTTHILMTLPATDSVTNVWVDHEKNCSMILQAIVDPNLRFRDIVTGWPGSLSDDHMLRSSAFFKIAEEGKRLNGKKKMLEGTMLREYIIGDTGFPLLPWLLTPYKGKGLSDVQVEFNRRVVATQMIAKRALARLKEMWKIIQGVMWKPDKHKLPRIILVCCILHNIVIDMEDEVLHGMPLCHQHDSGYKDQICESADNSAASKIRDKFSSYLSRKMPD
- the LOC130951690 gene encoding protein SOSEKI 4-like; the protein is MLERMEMVVEGEAGMRAAVVVYYLSRNGQLEHPHLMEVPFSSSTLLSLKDVLNRLTYLRGEGMRNMYSWSSKRSYRNGFVWQDLTENDFIYPTNGHDEYVLKGTLLIQPSHTLTSFDDTLSSDADHADSSSSSTTAVKVYTANACTNAANASTQTDNKNQLDTVSDNNDGISISTSCSGSGSGDIRNQKMEIDRPSGRIKASASALVMHFIRCRSSSMDYAN
- the LOC130948679 gene encoding phragmoplastin interacting protein 1 is translated as MVLSNKKLKQKLRAALAKQQSNSDVVGVDAPSSSSPSSHSLKTLLDSSAHKPVLSKREKRRKLRSLEHPPAEASPQAAHEVEGSNKENGSEGLGSKKKNKKRKVKEDADVATEAPNDAEKSTNKKEKKKKKKKQQKKKKKTKTVEQNNSNHEGEVPQATVLNESSNNTNANSSQDGCDDPTKVYVGGIPYYSTEDDIRSYFESCGTITEVDCMCFPESGKFRGIAIISFKTEAAAKRALALDGADMGGLFLKIQPYKATRINKVSDFAPKIMEGYNRIYVGNLSWDITEEELRKFFSNCNIASLRFGMDKDTGEFRGYAHVDFSDSQSLKTALTMDQKLLSGRPVRISCAVPLKKKPTTHTTAATTTTITSNGADGEKSTSTVSAVSGKIKRRTCYECGEKGHLSSDCPKKQTMDPAST